The Deinococcus roseus genome contains a region encoding:
- the gnd gene encoding phosphogluconate dehydrogenase (NAD(+)-dependent, decarboxylating): MKIGLIGLGKMGGNMATRLIRAGHEIVGFDLSEENRQKATEHGAQVVSSLDDLVAALPERKVVWVMVPHGKPTDSTLEALLEKLSENDIVIDGGNSNYQDSMRRGEIFKAKGMFFIDSGTSGGIWGLEEGYCLMIGGDTEAVVHVSPVFADLAPNPKGWLHVGPTGSGHFVKMVHNGIEYGMMQAYAEGLELMRAKEEFGLNLANITELWRHGSVVRSWLLDLTAEYLKNDPELKELSDYVSDSGEGRWTVIDSIQEGVPAPVITLSVQMRLRSQQDQSYAGKVLSAMRNAFGGHAVKKVSDE; the protein is encoded by the coding sequence ATGAAAATAGGTTTGATTGGTCTGGGAAAAATGGGCGGAAACATGGCCACCCGACTCATTCGTGCTGGACATGAAATTGTCGGCTTTGACCTGAGCGAGGAAAACCGCCAGAAAGCCACAGAGCACGGCGCACAGGTGGTCTCCTCCCTGGATGACCTGGTGGCTGCCCTGCCTGAGCGCAAGGTGGTGTGGGTGATGGTGCCACACGGCAAACCCACCGACAGCACCCTGGAAGCGCTTCTGGAAAAGCTTTCTGAAAATGACATTGTGATTGATGGAGGCAACTCCAACTACCAGGACAGCATGCGCCGTGGAGAGATTTTCAAAGCCAAAGGCATGTTCTTCATTGATTCTGGAACGTCTGGAGGCATCTGGGGTCTGGAAGAAGGCTACTGCCTGATGATCGGTGGCGACACCGAAGCTGTGGTGCACGTCAGCCCGGTTTTTGCAGACCTCGCCCCCAATCCCAAAGGTTGGCTACACGTCGGACCCACAGGATCAGGGCATTTTGTCAAAATGGTCCACAACGGCATTGAGTACGGCATGATGCAAGCCTACGCCGAAGGTCTCGAACTGATGCGCGCCAAAGAAGAATTCGGGCTGAACCTTGCCAACATCACGGAATTGTGGCGGCACGGCAGCGTGGTGAGAAGCTGGTTACTCGACCTCACCGCCGAATACCTGAAGAACGACCCCGAGCTGAAAGAACTTTCTGATTATGTGTCTGACTCGGGCGAGGGCCGCTGGACGGTGATCGACTCCATTCAGGAGGGCGTTCCTGCTCCGGTGATCACCCTCAGTGTGCAGATGCGTCTGCGCAGCCAGCAAGACCAGTCCTACGCTGGGAAAGTGCTGTCTGCCATGCGCAATGCCTTTGGTGGGCATGCAGTGAAAAAGGTGAGTGATGAGTAA
- the zwf gene encoding glucose-6-phosphate dehydrogenase encodes MSNPFREGMRRRRTPDACVLVIFGVGDLTQRKLLPALYRLAMEGELNPNFSIVGVGRRDWSDEGFRDFAEDSVKTSKETGDFDQQTWDGFQEGLFFVGGPFDQTETFRKLKEKIEEVSRQRDTGGNVLFYLATPPSVFAPIAELLGEQGLQEEGDGFWRRLVIEKPFGVDLESARQLNAHIHQTWEEHQIYRIDHYLGKETVQNLMAMRFGNVIFEPLWNRQYIEHIQITASEDLGMEGRGAYYEEAGIMRDMLQNHLMQMFSLVAMEPPANFDANAIRDEKVKVLKSITPIPKERVAEFAVRGQYGKGTLYGENVAGYREEKGVNPESVTPTYVALKLEVNNWRWQGVPFFLRTAKRLPKKVTEIAVVFKNPPSDIFPNKAERNVLAIRIQPDEGMSLKFNSKVPGQDNYLREVVMDFKYDAFGQLTGTPYGRLLLDSMLGDATLFPREDEVELAWQLVDGILEAWKEPAPEFPNYKAGTWGPDAADDLLGPNRRWRRL; translated from the coding sequence ATGAGTAATCCATTTCGTGAAGGCATGCGCAGACGCCGCACCCCAGACGCCTGCGTGCTGGTGATTTTTGGTGTGGGCGATTTGACGCAGCGCAAACTGCTTCCTGCCCTGTACCGTCTGGCCATGGAAGGCGAACTGAACCCCAATTTCTCCATTGTGGGCGTGGGCCGCCGCGACTGGTCCGATGAGGGTTTCCGGGATTTCGCAGAAGACAGCGTGAAAACCAGCAAGGAAACCGGAGACTTCGACCAGCAGACCTGGGATGGTTTCCAGGAAGGCCTGTTCTTCGTGGGCGGTCCCTTTGACCAGACTGAAACCTTCAGAAAACTGAAGGAAAAAATCGAAGAGGTGTCCCGCCAGCGCGATACGGGCGGCAATGTGCTGTTCTACCTCGCCACCCCTCCCAGTGTGTTTGCGCCCATTGCTGAACTTCTGGGGGAGCAGGGCCTGCAGGAAGAAGGAGATGGCTTCTGGCGCAGACTGGTCATTGAGAAGCCTTTCGGGGTGGATCTGGAAAGCGCCCGTCAGCTCAACGCCCACATCCACCAGACCTGGGAAGAGCACCAGATTTACCGCATCGACCACTACCTGGGCAAAGAAACCGTGCAGAACCTGATGGCCATGCGCTTCGGGAACGTGATTTTCGAGCCGCTGTGGAACAGGCAGTACATCGAGCACATCCAGATCACTGCCTCTGAGGACCTCGGGATGGAAGGGCGCGGAGCCTACTACGAGGAAGCCGGGATCATGCGCGACATGCTGCAGAACCACCTGATGCAGATGTTCTCGCTGGTGGCGATGGAACCTCCCGCCAACTTTGATGCCAATGCCATCCGGGACGAGAAGGTGAAGGTTTTAAAGAGCATCACCCCCATCCCCAAAGAGCGCGTGGCAGAGTTCGCTGTGCGTGGACAGTACGGCAAGGGCACCCTTTACGGTGAAAATGTCGCGGGTTACCGCGAAGAAAAAGGCGTGAACCCCGAATCCGTGACCCCCACCTATGTGGCCCTCAAACTTGAGGTGAACAACTGGCGCTGGCAGGGCGTTCCCTTTTTCCTGCGCACCGCCAAGCGCCTGCCCAAAAAAGTCACCGAGATTGCCGTGGTGTTCAAAAATCCCCCCTCGGACATCTTTCCCAACAAGGCAGAACGCAACGTGCTGGCCATCCGCATCCAGCCGGACGAGGGCATGAGCCTGAAGTTCAATTCCAAAGTGCCTGGCCAGGACAACTACCTGCGCGAAGTGGTGATGGATTTCAAATACGACGCCTTCGGACAACTGACCGGAACCCCTTACGGACGCCTCCTGCTGGACAGCATGCTGGGAGACGCCACCCTGTTCCCCCGTGAGGACGAGGTGGAACTTGCATGGCAACTCGTTGACGGTATTCTGGAAGCATGGAAAGAGCCCGCTCCAGAGTTCCCCAACTACAAGGCTGGAACCTGGGGTCCCGACGCTGCCGACGACCTGCTCGGCCCCAACCGCCGCTGG